In Deltaproteobacteria bacterium, a single genomic region encodes these proteins:
- a CDS encoding 3-aminobutyryl-CoA ammonia lyase, whose translation MKVQIRLRMSQADAHYGGNLVDGARMLALFGDVATELLIRQDGDEGLFRAYESVEFLAPVYAGDYVEAEGELVNVGNTSRKMKFEARKVIVPRPDISNSAAEVLKEPIVVCRAVGTCVTPKDKQRGSAR comes from the coding sequence ATGAAGGTGCAAATCCGCCTGCGCATGAGCCAGGCCGACGCCCACTACGGCGGCAACCTCGTCGACGGCGCGCGCATGCTGGCCCTCTTCGGCGACGTGGCCACCGAGCTCCTCATCCGCCAGGACGGCGACGAGGGCCTCTTCCGCGCCTACGAGTCGGTGGAGTTCCTCGCCCCGGTTTACGCCGGCGACTACGTCGAGGCCGAGGGCGAGCTGGTCAACGTGGGCAACACCTCGCGCAAGATGAAGTTCGAGGCGCGCAAGGTGATCGTCCCTCGTCCCGATATATCTAATTCGGCGGCCGAGGTACTGAAGGAGCCGATCGTCGTCTGCCGCGCGGTGGGCACCTGCGTCACGCCCAAGGACAAGCAGCGCGGGAGCGCCAGGTGA
- a CDS encoding PH domain-containing protein produces the protein MSAPGKTPLWQQTPSWKSEFWPFVLWGVLCLVVIGIPVLLVKRARLRSTHYRLFPGQLEIETGIVGTKMETLDLWRVAEVHFEQTFGQKLLGIGTLQLSDRDDPNAPGVVLRGIRDPRGAYELLRDQVASAGAGAPVRARS, from the coding sequence GTGAGCGCGCCGGGCAAGACGCCGCTCTGGCAGCAGACGCCCTCGTGGAAGAGCGAGTTCTGGCCGTTCGTGCTCTGGGGCGTGCTCTGCCTCGTGGTGATTGGCATTCCGGTGCTGCTGGTGAAGCGCGCGCGGCTGCGGAGCACGCACTATCGGCTCTTCCCGGGCCAGCTCGAGATCGAGACCGGCATCGTGGGCACCAAGATGGAGACGCTCGACCTCTGGCGCGTGGCAGAGGTGCACTTCGAGCAGACGTTCGGGCAGAAGCTGCTCGGCATTGGCACGCTGCAGCTCTCCGATCGCGATGATCCGAACGCGCCCGGCGTGGTGCTCCGGGGCATCCGCGATCCGCGCGGCGCCTACGAGCTCTTGCGCGATCAGGTGGCGAGCGCGGGCGCCGGCGCACCGGTCCGCGCTCGCAGCTAG